From the Synechococcus sp. HK01-R genome, one window contains:
- a CDS encoding ABC transporter ATP-binding protein gives MATSDFQRVRRLGRYLGRDRRRLLLTLVLLVPVALAGAIQPLLVGQAIAVLRRVGGASRESVLPLLQAMETPAAMRLLVGTLLVSVFLRLGLQGLQSFNIQAVGQRLTSRIREDLFSHAMQLSLRFHDRMPVGKLLTRLTSDVDALAEVFGSGAVGVLGDLVSLLVIAITMLLVEWRLGLLLLVAQVPVTLMILWLQRRYRKANYRVREELSQLNADFQENLQGLEVVQMFRREAVNAARFERTGHAYRRAVNGTIFYDSSISAFIEWVALGAVAVVLALGGWMVSGGAMGLGTLTTFILYSQRLFDPLRQLAERFTQIQGGLTAVERIGELLEEPLEIVDRSSEMKPRPVGPSLVAVPANRGEVVFENVSFAYRPDEPILHNLSFRIAPGEHVALVGPTGSGKSTVIRLLCRLYEPQEGRILLDGEDIRDLPVPELRRQLGVVLQDTFLFSGSVADNLRLDVPLDDRRLGEICRDLGLAPLLERLPEGLASELRERGGNLSSGERQLLAVARVAIRNPTVLVMDEATAFMDPSTEATLQRDLDRLLERRTAVVIAHRLATVEAADRILVLRRGQLIEQGTHRELRALGGLYAELAELQERGLARL, from the coding sequence ATGGCCACATCGGACTTTCAGCGGGTCAGGCGCCTGGGGCGCTATCTCGGTCGCGACCGGCGCCGGTTGCTGCTCACGCTGGTTCTGCTGGTGCCCGTCGCTCTTGCTGGTGCGATCCAGCCGTTGCTGGTCGGCCAGGCGATTGCTGTGCTTCGGCGTGTTGGGGGTGCTTCCAGGGAGTCGGTGCTGCCCCTGCTTCAGGCCATGGAGACCCCAGCGGCGATGCGCTTACTGGTGGGCACGCTGCTGGTGTCGGTGTTCCTGCGCCTTGGTCTGCAGGGGCTGCAGTCCTTCAACATCCAGGCCGTAGGGCAGCGGCTCACGTCCCGGATTCGCGAGGATCTGTTCTCCCATGCCATGCAGCTGTCACTTCGCTTCCATGACCGGATGCCTGTCGGCAAGCTGCTGACGCGCCTCACCAGCGATGTGGATGCCCTCGCTGAAGTGTTCGGTAGCGGGGCTGTCGGTGTTCTTGGTGATTTGGTCAGCCTGCTGGTGATCGCGATCACGATGTTGTTGGTGGAGTGGCGCCTGGGCTTGCTCCTGCTGGTGGCTCAGGTCCCGGTGACGCTGATGATCCTTTGGCTGCAACGTCGCTATCGAAAGGCGAACTACCGCGTGCGTGAAGAGCTCTCCCAGCTCAACGCCGATTTCCAGGAAAACCTCCAGGGATTGGAGGTGGTGCAGATGTTCCGTCGCGAAGCGGTGAATGCAGCTCGCTTCGAACGCACCGGCCACGCGTACCGGCGGGCTGTCAACGGCACGATCTTTTACGACAGCAGCATCTCCGCCTTTATCGAGTGGGTGGCCCTCGGAGCCGTTGCCGTTGTGCTGGCCCTGGGCGGCTGGATGGTGAGCGGTGGGGCCATGGGCCTTGGAACCCTCACCACATTCATCCTCTATTCCCAGCGATTGTTTGACCCCCTGCGCCAGCTGGCTGAGCGTTTCACCCAGATCCAGGGGGGGCTCACCGCTGTCGAGCGGATCGGCGAGTTGCTCGAGGAGCCTCTGGAGATCGTTGACCGCAGCAGCGAGATGAAGCCCAGGCCCGTCGGCCCCTCGCTTGTGGCCGTTCCAGCCAACAGGGGCGAGGTGGTGTTCGAGAACGTGTCGTTTGCCTATCGGCCCGATGAGCCGATTCTGCACAACCTGAGCTTCCGCATCGCCCCTGGTGAACATGTGGCCCTGGTGGGTCCAACCGGTTCGGGTAAGAGCACCGTCATCCGTCTCCTCTGCCGTCTTTATGAGCCCCAAGAGGGGCGGATCCTTCTCGACGGAGAGGACATCCGCGATCTGCCTGTGCCTGAGTTGCGTCGTCAGCTGGGGGTCGTGCTTCAGGACACCTTCCTGTTCAGCGGCAGCGTGGCGGACAATTTGCGTCTCGATGTTCCGCTCGATGATCGGCGTCTCGGCGAAATCTGCCGGGATCTCGGTCTCGCCCCTTTGCTGGAGCGTCTGCCTGAGGGGCTGGCTTCGGAGCTTCGAGAGCGTGGTGGCAACCTCTCCTCTGGAGAACGCCAGTTGCTCGCTGTGGCGAGGGTGGCGATTCGCAATCCCACGGTGTTGGTGATGGATGAGGCGACAGCCTTCATGGATCCCTCCACGGAAGCAACGCTGCAACGGGATCTCGATCGCCTTCTGGAACGACGCACTGCCGTGGTGATTGCCCATCGTCTGGCAACGGTGGAGGCGGCGGATCGCATTCTTGTGTTGCGACGGGGGCAGTTGATCGAGCAGGGCACCCACCGCGAGTTGCGGGCCCTTGGAGGCCTCTACGCCGAACTGGCTGAATTGCAGGAGCGTGGTCTGGCCAGGCTTTGA
- a CDS encoding CO2 hydration protein, whose amino-acid sequence MPHTTPPLPDHEELVSRLLADVPLLADTPDHLLQVVNVLESYGLVLDAYSRNLVYQGQTQLLNPFPTLRFFHEGFSLQRLWSHWIGDRINFEYAEYCQKAMFWHGTGGLDAYLDSDPFQTVCDRIIRLKARRDPLLALVNGLFPGFAPEAIRSLTTIYALGLFWRVMSDMFVDLARRYRIGEVACVNDVVHHIRDGLVAAAANPITYEVQVGGETIWILPPEAGLTFLVDVAVPYVEAVFFRGMPFLGTVSYNAQAQQISPDQSSFRYGALYADPLPSMGAGIPPSLCMQDMYRHLPDELSRWYDSHGRGQADVHVQICISFQKSMFCVTNAAIAGTMPHPLNVQDPESQAANHAYASAWAERLMGTRRDALL is encoded by the coding sequence ATGCCCCACACCACGCCCCCGCTGCCCGATCACGAGGAGCTGGTCTCTCGCCTGCTCGCGGACGTTCCCTTGCTCGCTGACACTCCTGACCATCTTCTCCAGGTCGTGAATGTGCTCGAGAGTTACGGCCTCGTGCTGGATGCTTACAGCCGCAACCTGGTGTATCAGGGGCAGACCCAGCTGCTCAATCCCTTCCCGACCCTTCGTTTTTTCCACGAGGGTTTCAGCCTCCAGCGCCTCTGGAGCCATTGGATCGGTGATCGGATCAACTTCGAATACGCCGAGTACTGCCAGAAGGCGATGTTTTGGCATGGCACCGGAGGGCTGGATGCCTACCTCGACAGTGATCCCTTCCAGACGGTTTGTGATCGGATCATTCGCCTCAAAGCCCGTCGCGATCCGCTGTTGGCGCTGGTGAATGGACTGTTTCCGGGTTTCGCACCCGAGGCGATTCGCTCACTCACCACCATCTATGCCCTTGGGCTGTTCTGGCGTGTGATGAGCGATATGTTTGTTGACCTTGCCCGTCGCTATCGCATCGGTGAGGTGGCTTGCGTCAACGATGTGGTCCATCACATCCGTGATGGTCTGGTGGCTGCCGCCGCCAATCCGATCACCTACGAGGTGCAGGTCGGTGGTGAGACCATTTGGATCCTCCCGCCTGAAGCTGGCCTTACCTTCCTGGTGGATGTGGCTGTCCCTTATGTGGAGGCGGTGTTCTTCCGCGGGATGCCTTTCCTGGGAACCGTGTCGTACAACGCCCAGGCTCAGCAGATCTCTCCGGATCAAAGCAGCTTCCGCTACGGAGCGCTCTATGCCGACCCGCTTCCAAGCATGGGGGCGGGGATCCCTCCGAGCCTTTGCATGCAAGACATGTATCGCCACCTTCCCGATGAGCTCAGCCGCTGGTACGACAGCCATGGCCGAGGGCAGGCTGATGTTCATGTGCAGATCTGTATCAGCTTCCAGAAGTCGATGTTCTGTGTCACCAACGCGGCGATTGCTGGCACCATGCCCCATCCTCTCAATGTCCAGGATCCCGAGTCACAGGCGGCCAACCATGCCTATGCGTCTGCCTGGGCTGAGCGATTGATGGGGACTCGCAGGGATGCTCTGCTCTAA
- a CDS encoding DUF3136 domain-containing protein, with amino-acid sequence MAQAKLTIGELEAGYPLYCKALRRLLKEGRSTQDIQKTVCWGHLETLNRCLPTRYKAPSYLLALIRRDLEQPKH; translated from the coding sequence ATGGCCCAGGCCAAGCTGACCATCGGAGAACTGGAGGCGGGCTACCCCCTCTACTGCAAGGCCCTGCGCCGCTTGCTGAAGGAAGGTCGCAGCACCCAAGACATCCAGAAAACCGTTTGCTGGGGCCATCTGGAAACCCTCAACCGCTGCCTTCCCACCCGCTACAAGGCACCGTCTTACTTACTGGCCCTGATCCGCCGCGATCTTGAGCAACCGAAGCACTGA
- a CDS encoding NAD(P)H-quinone oxidoreductase subunit F, which translates to MSTFSTLTIETAWLIPLYGLAGTLVALPWAAGWFRRDAHRPPAYLNILLTLIAFVHGSWVLREVMLNGPVSLEFPWLAFADLQLNISFSLSLTNLAALELITGLSLLAQFYSLGYLDKEWALARFFALLGFFEGAMSGVVLSDSLFQSYFLLEMLTLSTYLLVGFWYAQPLVITAARDAFLTKRVGDVLLLMGVVSLAAWSGVMGFQDLYAWSATQPMTPIAATLLGLGLIAGPVGKCAQFPMHLWLDEAMEGPNPASILRNSVVVTCGAIVLLKVMPLLQQAPVTLVVLQVIGIISALGGSLVSIAQVDIKRNLSYSTTAYLGLVFIAIALQVPVLALLLLFAHAVSKALLSMSVGGVIAATNCQDITELGGLGSRMPATSGSFLIGSLGLVGCLPFGGFLCLAQSVELIGAREPALVVVFLVTNALTALNLTRVYRQVFLGQSLAKTRRAAEINWQMALPMVALSVIVLITPLLLIRLESLDGLLAFPVWAAALVVGSGLVGLLIGALIPLNKAWSRSLNPILRWFQDLLAFDFYTERFYRLTIVNVVAAFSKLADRFDRTVVDGVLHFLARFSLQSADGLKLSISGQSQSYVLTVVAAIVLLLFSLSWLLN; encoded by the coding sequence TTGAGCACGTTTTCCACCCTGACCATTGAGACCGCCTGGCTGATCCCCCTCTATGGATTGGCAGGAACCCTCGTGGCCCTTCCATGGGCCGCTGGCTGGTTTCGCAGGGATGCGCATCGCCCCCCCGCTTACCTCAACATCCTTCTCACCCTGATTGCCTTTGTGCATGGGAGTTGGGTGTTGCGTGAGGTGATGCTCAATGGGCCTGTGTCTCTTGAGTTTCCCTGGCTGGCTTTTGCAGACCTGCAGCTCAACATCAGCTTCAGCCTGTCGCTGACCAACCTGGCGGCTCTTGAACTGATCACGGGTCTCAGCCTTCTGGCTCAGTTCTATTCACTCGGTTATCTCGATAAGGAGTGGGCCCTTGCCCGTTTCTTCGCTCTCCTCGGCTTTTTCGAGGGTGCGATGTCTGGAGTCGTGCTCAGTGACTCCCTGTTTCAGAGCTATTTCCTGCTGGAGATGCTCACCCTGTCCACCTACCTGCTGGTGGGGTTCTGGTACGCCCAGCCGCTGGTGATCACCGCTGCCAGGGATGCCTTTCTCACCAAGCGCGTCGGCGATGTCCTCCTGCTGATGGGGGTGGTGTCTCTGGCTGCCTGGTCTGGAGTCATGGGCTTTCAGGATCTTTACGCCTGGTCAGCAACGCAACCCATGACCCCCATTGCCGCGACCCTGCTGGGTTTAGGTCTGATTGCTGGCCCGGTCGGAAAGTGCGCCCAGTTCCCCATGCACCTCTGGCTGGATGAAGCGATGGAGGGTCCGAACCCAGCTTCGATTTTGCGCAATTCCGTCGTTGTCACCTGCGGCGCCATCGTTCTCCTCAAGGTGATGCCCCTGCTGCAGCAGGCTCCCGTCACCCTGGTGGTCCTTCAGGTGATTGGAATCATCAGTGCCCTTGGCGGCTCGCTGGTTTCGATTGCCCAGGTGGATATCAAACGGAATCTCTCCTATTCCACAACGGCGTATCTGGGCCTCGTCTTTATCGCCATTGCGTTGCAGGTGCCCGTCCTTGCACTCCTGCTGCTCTTTGCCCACGCCGTTTCCAAAGCTCTGCTGTCCATGAGCGTGGGTGGCGTGATCGCAGCCACCAATTGCCAGGACATCACCGAACTCGGGGGGCTCGGTTCCCGTATGCCGGCAACCTCCGGATCCTTTCTGATCGGTTCGCTGGGTCTTGTTGGTTGTCTCCCGTTTGGGGGCTTCCTCTGCCTGGCCCAGTCTGTGGAGTTGATTGGCGCTCGTGAACCTGCCCTGGTTGTCGTGTTTCTCGTGACCAATGCGCTGACGGCCCTCAACCTCACCCGCGTCTACCGCCAGGTGTTCCTGGGCCAGTCCCTGGCCAAGACCAGGAGAGCCGCGGAGATCAATTGGCAAATGGCCCTGCCGATGGTGGCGCTGTCTGTGATCGTTCTGATCACCCCGTTGTTGCTGATTCGCCTGGAGTCTCTGGATGGGCTGCTCGCTTTCCCCGTCTGGGCGGCCGCGCTTGTGGTTGGCAGTGGCCTGGTGGGACTTCTCATCGGAGCCTTGATCCCTCTGAATAAAGCCTGGTCCCGTTCCCTGAATCCCATTCTTCGCTGGTTCCAGGATCTCCTCGCTTTTGACTTCTATACCGAGCGCTTCTACCGCCTCACGATCGTGAATGTGGTAGCTGCCTTTTCAAAACTGGCTGATCGCTTTGATCGCACGGTGGTCGATGGTGTGCTCCATTTCCTGGCTCGTTTCTCCCTTCAAAGCGCCGATGGTCTCAAATTGAGCATCAGCGGTCAGAGCCAGAGCTACGTGCTCACGGTGGTGGCGGCGATTGTGCTGCTGCTGTTCAGCCTCAGCTGGCTTCTGAACTGA
- a CDS encoding NADH-quinone oxidoreductase subunit M: protein MLLTVLLLIPFGGALLISCLPAGTQSGGIRRVSLMVLAIQCLAGLPLLWAFDSAQQGFQLVERMPWLPSLGLDYSLAVDGLSLPLVLMNGVLCLVAAFASRSIENRPRIYFSLLLIISGAVNGAFLAQNLLLFFLFYELELIPLWLLIAVWGGANRAYASTKFLIVTAVSGILILAAFLGMAVLTGSVDFGLHPVLSSQMGIVSQLVLMGALLIGFGIKIPLFPFHTWLPDAHTEASTPVSVLLAGVLLKLGTYGLLRFCLGLFPEAWAVAAPWLATWAAVSVLYGSLAAIAQTDMKRMVAYSSVGHMGYVLLAAAAATPVALEGALFQMVSHGLISAILFLVVGVVYSRTGTRDLNVLRGLLNPQRGLPLSGSLMIIGVMASAGIPGMAGFIAEFLIFRGSLESFTTATLLSMVGSGLTAVYFLLLVNRAFFGRLAITAGDDVNPRVLEPVPFQDQMPAILLSFGVLILGLAPDLLVGLSEAATTGLSQLALTTLPGGLS, encoded by the coding sequence ATGCTCTTGACCGTTCTTCTGCTGATCCCCTTTGGCGGGGCCCTCCTGATCTCTTGCCTGCCTGCCGGTACCCAGTCCGGTGGCATCAGGCGCGTGTCTCTGATGGTGTTGGCGATTCAGTGCCTGGCAGGGCTTCCGTTGCTCTGGGCCTTCGATTCCGCTCAGCAAGGTTTTCAGCTGGTTGAACGCATGCCATGGCTGCCCAGTCTTGGGCTCGACTACTCCCTCGCCGTCGATGGCCTTTCACTGCCGTTAGTGCTGATGAACGGAGTGCTCTGCCTGGTGGCAGCGTTTGCGTCCCGCAGCATTGAGAATCGGCCACGCATCTACTTCTCTCTCCTGCTGATCATCAGCGGTGCGGTGAATGGTGCCTTCCTGGCTCAGAACCTGTTGCTCTTCTTCCTGTTCTACGAATTGGAGCTCATTCCCCTCTGGCTGCTGATTGCGGTCTGGGGTGGCGCCAATCGCGCCTATGCCTCCACGAAATTTCTGATCGTCACCGCCGTTTCAGGGATTTTGATTCTGGCGGCATTCCTGGGAATGGCTGTCTTGACCGGCAGCGTTGATTTCGGCCTCCATCCTGTCCTCAGCTCCCAGATGGGGATTGTCAGCCAGTTGGTGCTGATGGGTGCTCTGCTGATCGGCTTCGGAATCAAGATTCCACTTTTTCCTTTCCATACTTGGCTGCCGGATGCTCACACCGAAGCCTCGACGCCGGTGTCCGTGCTTCTGGCAGGGGTCCTGCTCAAGCTGGGCACCTATGGTCTTCTGCGTTTCTGTCTTGGACTCTTCCCTGAGGCCTGGGCTGTCGCTGCTCCGTGGCTAGCCACCTGGGCGGCGGTGTCTGTGCTCTATGGATCCTTGGCCGCAATTGCCCAGACCGATATGAAGCGAATGGTGGCCTACAGCTCCGTGGGGCATATGGGCTATGTGCTGCTGGCGGCGGCAGCAGCCACCCCTGTTGCCCTGGAGGGCGCCCTTTTCCAGATGGTCAGCCATGGTTTGATTTCGGCGATTCTTTTCCTTGTCGTGGGTGTGGTTTATTCGCGCACTGGCACCAGGGATCTGAATGTGTTGCGGGGCCTTCTCAACCCTCAGCGTGGCCTTCCATTGAGTGGCTCTTTGATGATCATCGGCGTCATGGCTAGTGCTGGCATTCCGGGGATGGCCGGCTTCATTGCCGAATTCCTGATTTTCCGAGGCAGTCTTGAGAGCTTCACCACAGCCACCCTGCTCAGCATGGTGGGCTCGGGTCTCACAGCGGTTTACTTCCTGCTGCTTGTCAATCGTGCCTTTTTTGGACGCTTGGCAATCACCGCTGGTGACGATGTCAACCCCCGGGTGCTTGAACCGGTTCCTTTTCAGGATCAAATGCCGGCCATCCTTCTCAGTTTTGGGGTCCTGATTCTCGGTTTGGCCCCTGATCTTCTGGTCGGTCTGAGCGAGGCGGCGACGACCGGCCTCAGTCAGCTCGCTCTCACCACCCTGCCCGGAGGCCTCTCCTGA
- a CDS encoding 4a-hydroxytetrahydrobiopterin dehydratase translates to MRVVVQDQSGRHQSGRHQWEERNRPVRLERRVEFETYGATRDFLDRLGAFSEEQQRFPDISFGRTYVNLTLRPLDLEEGAPLQAEDHAFAAAVDGLID, encoded by the coding sequence GTGCGTGTCGTTGTGCAGGATCAATCAGGGCGGCATCAATCAGGGCGGCATCAGTGGGAAGAGCGCAATCGTCCGGTCCGGCTTGAGCGCCGCGTTGAATTCGAGACCTACGGCGCCACCCGTGATTTTTTAGATCGTCTTGGCGCTTTCAGTGAAGAACAGCAACGCTTTCCGGATATCAGTTTTGGCCGCACTTACGTGAATCTCACCTTGCGGCCTCTCGATCTCGAGGAGGGAGCTCCTTTGCAGGCTGAGGATCATGCCTTTGCGGCAGCGGTCGATGGACTCATCGATTGA
- a CDS encoding RidA family protein — protein sequence MTSPIHPEAITTDAAPAPVGPYNQAVLAGGWLYCSGQIPLDPATGAMVGAGDVEAETRQVLSNLLAVLKAAGADASRVVRTTVFLVDLNDFQKVNALYAEVFGAGVSPARACVQVAALPKGARVEIDCVAWMG from the coding sequence ATGACCTCCCCCATCCATCCTGAGGCGATCACCACGGACGCCGCACCGGCTCCAGTCGGTCCCTACAACCAGGCTGTCCTTGCGGGGGGATGGCTCTACTGCTCCGGCCAGATCCCCCTCGATCCGGCCACAGGCGCCATGGTGGGAGCGGGCGATGTGGAGGCGGAAACCCGTCAGGTGCTCAGCAACCTGCTTGCAGTCCTCAAGGCCGCAGGAGCCGATGCCTCCCGGGTGGTGCGGACCACGGTGTTCCTGGTGGATCTGAACGATTTCCAAAAAGTGAATGCCCTCTACGCGGAGGTCTTCGGTGCCGGAGTCAGTCCAGCCAGGGCCTGCGTGCAGGTGGCAGCACTTCCCAAGGGTGCCCGGGTGGAAATCGATTGCGTGGCCTGGATGGGGTGA
- the cbbX gene encoding CbbX protein, with amino-acid sequence MDSSIDLAASFADSGVAEVLAQLDRDLVGLRPVKTRIREIAALLLVDRARETLDLPSSAPSLHMSFTGRPGTGKTTVAIRISQILHRLGYLRKGHVVTVTRDDLVGQYVGHTAPKTREMIKRAQGGVLFVDEAYYLYKPGNERDYGAEAIEILLQDMEKQRSEFVVIFAGYKDRMQEFYQSNPGLSSRVAHHIDFPDYSDSELMEIALLLLHQQNYSFTDSAQQAFADYIARRRLLPFFANARSIRNALDRLRLRQANRLFSRMAEPLNREDLITIEASDVLASRVFQGEVEGEDPARPLTPGP; translated from the coding sequence ATGGACTCATCGATTGACCTTGCGGCCAGCTTCGCCGATTCAGGCGTTGCTGAGGTATTAGCGCAGCTTGATCGCGATCTTGTTGGCTTGCGTCCTGTTAAGACGCGCATTCGTGAGATTGCAGCATTGCTTTTAGTGGATCGTGCTCGGGAGACCCTGGATCTGCCCAGCTCTGCACCCTCCCTGCACATGTCCTTCACGGGGCGTCCGGGAACTGGGAAAACGACAGTTGCGATCCGGATCTCCCAAATCCTTCATCGTCTCGGCTATTTGCGAAAAGGCCATGTGGTCACTGTGACCCGTGATGATCTTGTTGGTCAATATGTAGGCCATACCGCACCTAAAACCCGTGAAATGATCAAGCGCGCCCAGGGCGGTGTTCTGTTTGTTGATGAGGCTTACTATCTTTATAAGCCAGGCAATGAGCGGGATTACGGGGCTGAAGCGATCGAAATTCTTCTTCAGGATATGGAGAAGCAGCGCTCAGAGTTTGTTGTGATTTTTGCCGGTTATAAAGATCGCATGCAGGAGTTCTATCAGTCCAACCCCGGTCTCTCCTCCCGAGTCGCTCATCACATTGATTTTCCCGACTATAGCGATTCGGAGCTGATGGAGATTGCCCTTCTATTGCTGCATCAGCAGAACTACAGCTTCACTGATTCGGCTCAGCAAGCCTTTGCCGACTACATCGCACGCCGCCGGCTTCTGCCCTTCTTTGCTAATGCACGCTCAATCCGCAACGCTCTTGATCGTTTGCGACTCCGGCAGGCGAATCGGCTGTTTTCAAGAATGGCCGAACCGCTCAATCGTGAGGATCTGATTACGATTGAAGCCAGCGATGTATTGGCGAGCAGGGTGTTTCAGGGGGAAGTCGAAGGAGAGGATCCTGCTCGTCCGCTCACTCCCGGCCCCTAA
- a CDS encoding ABC transporter ATP-binding protein codes for MAGRESEVAPVAVSGLWHRYPGRERDWTLQGIDLHLQPGELVGLLGPSGCGKTTLLRLIAGFEQPSRGEVHLQGELAADGQRSLPPERRGVGMVFQDYALFPHLNAWENTCFGLRRGQDTSRASWLLELLGLERLTGRYPHELSGGQRQRLALARALAPAPAVVLLDEPFSNLDVEVRLRLRSELPAVLSRCGTSGILVTHDPGEALAICDRVAVMQDGLLHQCASPRTLVESPATPFVGRFVLQGNLLPVQTDGSGHLHCSLGRFRMPSGLGERDLAEASVLVDPAAITLVPDPTAEACVMGREFLGREWLYRVEAGARQLRLRLPLQSDYQRGTRCRLALRPGETVLLYPQRLVLEALGQ; via the coding sequence ATGGCGGGTCGCGAATCAGAGGTCGCGCCGGTTGCGGTGTCGGGCCTCTGGCACCGCTACCCGGGGCGAGAGCGGGACTGGACGCTTCAGGGGATCGATCTGCACCTGCAGCCAGGTGAGCTCGTGGGATTGCTGGGTCCGTCCGGCTGTGGCAAGACCACGCTGCTGCGCCTGATTGCAGGTTTCGAGCAGCCCTCGCGTGGTGAGGTGCACCTGCAGGGTGAGCTGGCGGCAGATGGCCAACGCTCACTGCCCCCCGAGCGTCGCGGGGTGGGCATGGTGTTTCAGGACTACGCTCTGTTTCCCCATCTCAATGCTTGGGAGAACACCTGTTTTGGACTGCGCCGGGGACAGGACACCAGTCGGGCTTCGTGGTTGCTTGAGTTGCTTGGGCTGGAGCGGCTGACCGGCCGCTATCCCCATGAATTATCTGGAGGCCAGCGCCAGCGCTTGGCCCTGGCGAGGGCTCTGGCCCCGGCTCCTGCGGTGGTGTTGCTGGATGAACCCTTCTCCAACCTCGATGTGGAGGTCAGGCTTCGCTTGCGCAGTGAACTGCCAGCGGTGCTCAGTCGCTGTGGCACCTCGGGCATTCTGGTCACCCATGACCCTGGCGAAGCGCTAGCGATTTGCGACCGGGTTGCCGTGATGCAGGACGGTCTGCTGCATCAATGCGCGTCTCCTCGCACTCTGGTGGAGTCGCCGGCCACCCCGTTTGTCGGTCGTTTTGTTTTGCAGGGCAATCTTCTGCCTGTACAAACCGATGGCAGCGGCCATCTGCACTGTTCGCTCGGCCGATTCCGGATGCCTTCCGGCCTTGGGGAGCGGGATCTGGCAGAGGCCTCCGTGTTGGTGGATCCCGCGGCAATCACCCTGGTCCCAGATCCCACCGCTGAGGCCTGCGTCATGGGTCGAGAGTTCCTAGGTCGTGAATGGCTTTACAGGGTCGAGGCGGGAGCCCGTCAGTTGCGCCTGCGCCTGCCGCTCCAGAGCGATTACCAGCGGGGGACCCGTTGTCGACTCGCCCTGCGCCCCGGAGAAACCGTGCTGCTCTATCCGCAGCGTTTAGTTCTAGAAGCGCTTGGTCAATAA
- the gloB gene encoding hydroxyacylglutathione hydrolase, with translation MPPSGTTHDGIHPLPVLQDNIVWIWVAGDAAVVVDPAVASPVIDWLEERELRLEAVLQTHHHADHIGGTPELLLRWPDAAVIAALADLERIPFQTVSVREGDRLTLLDGELEVLEVPAHTRAHVAFLLSAQGTRPPALFCGDTLFSGGCGRLFEGSAAQMHEALQRFSQLPLQTGVHCAHEYTEANLRWAAALRPDAPAIHKRWQEVGALRARGSCSLPSTIGIERETNLMMRANDAEELGALRRHKDQWRG, from the coding sequence ATGCCACCTTCCGGCACGACCCATGACGGCATTCACCCCCTGCCCGTCCTGCAGGACAACATCGTGTGGATCTGGGTGGCGGGAGATGCTGCGGTCGTGGTCGACCCGGCGGTGGCCTCACCGGTGATCGACTGGCTTGAGGAGCGCGAACTGCGGCTCGAAGCCGTGCTGCAGACCCATCACCATGCGGATCACATCGGCGGCACCCCCGAACTCCTGCTCCGCTGGCCCGATGCGGCGGTGATCGCCGCTCTGGCCGACCTGGAACGCATCCCCTTTCAAACCGTCTCGGTGCGGGAGGGGGACCGGCTCACCCTGCTGGATGGGGAACTGGAGGTGCTGGAGGTTCCGGCCCATACCAGGGCCCATGTGGCGTTTCTGCTCTCGGCTCAGGGGACGAGGCCTCCGGCCCTGTTCTGCGGAGACACGCTCTTCAGCGGGGGGTGTGGTCGCCTGTTCGAAGGCAGTGCGGCGCAGATGCACGAGGCGTTGCAACGCTTCAGCCAGCTCCCACTGCAGACGGGCGTCCATTGCGCCCATGAATACACCGAAGCGAATCTGCGCTGGGCGGCAGCCCTGCGGCCGGATGCACCGGCAATCCACAAGCGCTGGCAGGAGGTCGGGGCCCTCAGGGCCAGGGGCAGTTGCAGCCTGCCGAGCACGATCGGAATCGAACGGGAAACCAACCTGATGATGCGCGCCAACGATGCGGAGGAGCTGGGGGCACTGCGCCGGCACAAGGATCAGTGGCGTGGCTGA
- the hisG gene encoding ATP phosphoribosyltransferase, with the protein MITVALAKGALLKDSVARFAAAGLDFQAVLDPDNRQLMVPSACGRARALLVRNGDVPVYVAYGQAQLGVVGYDVLREHQMPVAQLVDLGFGGCRMSVAVKASSGYQRAADLPPHCRVASKFTQCARTYFDALDLPVELVHLTGSVELGPITGIAEAIVDLVATGRTLRDNGLVAIEDLFFSTARLVGHPLSLRLDRGDLRGIVDAMRACTPQPAAS; encoded by the coding sequence ATGATCACCGTCGCCCTGGCAAAGGGAGCACTGCTGAAAGATTCGGTGGCTCGTTTTGCTGCAGCCGGTCTCGATTTTCAGGCGGTTCTCGATCCTGATAACCGCCAGTTGATGGTCCCTTCCGCCTGTGGTCGGGCCAGGGCCTTGCTGGTGCGCAACGGTGATGTGCCGGTCTACGTGGCCTATGGACAGGCCCAGCTGGGTGTGGTCGGTTACGACGTGCTGCGCGAGCACCAGATGCCAGTGGCCCAGTTGGTGGATCTCGGTTTCGGCGGCTGTCGGATGTCCGTGGCTGTGAAGGCCAGCAGCGGCTACCAGCGCGCAGCGGATCTTCCCCCCCACTGCCGGGTGGCGAGCAAGTTCACCCAGTGCGCCCGCACCTATTTCGACGCTCTCGATCTGCCTGTCGAACTTGTGCATCTCACCGGTTCGGTCGAGCTCGGACCAATTACCGGAATCGCAGAGGCGATTGTGGATCTGGTCGCCACCGGCCGCACCCTGCGGGACAACGGACTTGTGGCGATCGAGGATCTTTTCTTTTCCACGGCCCGTCTCGTGGGGCATCCCCTTTCACTCCGCCTGGATCGTGGAGATCTGCGCGGAATTGTTGATGCCATGCGTGCCTGCACACCCCAGCCGGCGGCCAGTTGA